In one Zymobacter palmae genomic region, the following are encoded:
- the uvrC gene encoding excinuclease ABC subunit UvrC: MSTNDPTNTRFDARAFLRSVSEAPGVYRMYDAKGDILYVGKARRLKARLSSYFRSTGLNTKTRALVSHIADIQVTVTHTETEALLLEQTLIKKERPPYNILMRDDKSYPYVFANTRHAFPKLEMRRVRRPRNDGRYYGPYPSSVAVRDTLQLMQKIFRIRNCEDSEFSHRERPCLQYQISRCTAPCVGYIDEHDYQQQLEHATQCLEGRSEQVAIRLSHEMEAAASSLAFEKAAFIRDQIQQLRSLQSHQSVDMQHGNADVFAYIEQPGGLCITLLSIRDGRVLGTRHFTPDNGLDLPSEALMGEFISQYYLGLEQRVPAEVLVNVTLEDQALIEEALSHYAERHIRVTSQVRGHRAQWVRLAQTNAEQHLASTLSNQKQIRQRFIALREALGLAETPKRLECFDISHSHGEATVASCVVFDSDMGPNTSEYRRFNINGVAPGDDYAAMRQALTRRYTRLRDEDQTFPDVLIVDGGKGQLNMAREVLEELAISNRMTLLGVAKGTTRKPGLETLFLETTDQTVTLEGTEPALHLVQHIRDESHRFAITGHRRKRDKQRRTSSLEGIAGIGPKRRQALLRYFGGLQGIRKASLDDIANVPGISRPLANTIYQALNG, encoded by the coding sequence GTGTCTACAAACGACCCGACGAACACTCGTTTCGACGCGCGCGCTTTTCTGCGCAGCGTCTCGGAAGCACCTGGCGTCTACCGTATGTATGACGCCAAGGGCGACATTCTTTATGTAGGCAAAGCACGCCGCTTAAAGGCGCGCCTGTCGAGCTATTTTCGCAGTACGGGCCTCAACACCAAGACGCGCGCGTTAGTGTCCCATATCGCCGACATCCAGGTAACGGTGACTCACACCGAAACCGAAGCGCTGCTGCTTGAGCAAACGCTGATTAAGAAAGAGCGCCCGCCTTACAATATCCTGATGCGCGACGACAAGTCCTACCCCTATGTCTTCGCAAACACTCGACATGCATTTCCCAAGCTGGAGATGCGCCGCGTTCGGCGACCGCGCAACGACGGACGCTACTATGGCCCATACCCTAGCTCGGTTGCTGTGCGCGACACGCTTCAGCTTATGCAAAAGATCTTTCGCATCCGCAACTGCGAGGACAGCGAATTCTCCCATCGAGAACGACCATGCTTGCAGTACCAGATCAGCCGCTGTACGGCCCCTTGCGTGGGCTATATCGACGAGCACGACTATCAGCAACAGCTCGAACACGCGACCCAATGCCTTGAAGGCCGCAGTGAACAGGTTGCCATACGCCTCAGCCATGAGATGGAAGCCGCTGCCTCATCGCTGGCCTTCGAAAAAGCAGCCTTTATCCGCGACCAGATCCAGCAGCTGCGCAGCCTACAGAGCCACCAGTCTGTCGATATGCAGCACGGCAACGCTGACGTATTCGCCTATATCGAACAGCCCGGCGGGCTCTGCATTACGCTGCTGAGCATTCGCGACGGGCGTGTGCTCGGTACACGCCACTTCACACCAGACAATGGACTAGATCTGCCGAGCGAAGCCCTGATGGGCGAGTTCATCAGTCAGTACTATTTGGGGCTAGAACAGCGAGTACCTGCCGAGGTACTGGTCAACGTGACACTGGAAGATCAGGCCCTTATTGAAGAAGCGCTTTCGCACTATGCAGAGCGGCATATTCGCGTAACCAGCCAAGTGCGCGGGCATCGTGCGCAGTGGGTACGCTTGGCCCAGACCAACGCCGAGCAGCATCTGGCATCAACGCTGTCGAACCAGAAACAGATCCGGCAACGCTTTATTGCGCTGCGCGAAGCACTGGGGCTAGCGGAAACCCCCAAACGGCTGGAGTGCTTTGACATAAGCCACAGCCACGGCGAAGCCACCGTCGCCTCTTGCGTAGTGTTTGACAGCGACATGGGGCCCAATACATCTGAGTACCGCCGCTTCAACATCAACGGTGTGGCACCCGGCGACGACTATGCTGCCATGCGCCAAGCCCTAACGCGCCGCTATACCCGTTTGCGCGATGAAGACCAGACGTTTCCCGACGTATTGATCGTGGATGGCGGCAAAGGACAGCTCAATATGGCCCGCGAAGTGCTGGAAGAACTGGCGATATCCAACCGCATGACGTTGCTTGGGGTGGCAAAAGGCACAACGCGCAAGCCCGGGCTGGAGACCCTGTTCTTGGAGACCACTGACCAGACGGTAACATTGGAAGGCACCGAACCTGCCCTGCACTTGGTACAGCATATCCGCGATGAGTCGCACCGCTTCGCCATTACCGGCCACCGACGCAAGCGCGATAAGCAGCGCCGAACGTCGTCGCTGGAAGGCATTGCAGGCATCGGCCCCAAACGCCGCCAGGCATTACTGCGCTACTTCGGTGGACTGCAGGGCATTCGCAAGGCCAGTCTGGACGATATTGCCAATGTTCCCGGTATCAGTCGCCCCTTGGCGAACACTATCTATCAAGCACTCAATGGCTAG
- the grxD gene encoding Grx4 family monothiol glutaredoxin, which yields MSETLDTIKQQINDNTILLYMKGTPQFPQCGFSAQAVQALINCGERFAFVNILENPDIRAELPKYANWPTFPQLWVNGELIGGCDIIVEMYQSGELATLLKEAAANDDAEKNA from the coding sequence ATGAGCGAGACGCTCGATACCATCAAGCAGCAAATCAACGACAACACGATCTTGCTGTACATGAAAGGCACGCCGCAGTTCCCGCAGTGCGGTTTCTCTGCTCAGGCGGTTCAGGCGCTGATTAACTGTGGCGAGCGCTTTGCCTTCGTCAACATTCTGGAAAATCCGGATATCCGTGCTGAACTGCCGAAATACGCCAACTGGCCGACGTTCCCGCAGCTGTGGGTCAACGGCGAGCTAATCGGTGGCTGCGATATCATCGTTGAAATGTACCAGAGCGGTGAGTTGGCAACGTTGCTGAAGGAAGCGGCGGCCAATGATGACGCTGAGAAAAATGCCTGA
- the rnt gene encoding ribonuclease T yields MTDANVARQMSQRFRGYLPVVIDVETGGFNPSTDALLEIGATLITMDATGQLLPDTTYSAHITPFEGANVSESALAFTGIRLDSALRQSAAITEEKALSELFSMVRKAIKSHGCSRAILVGHNSAFDHQFLNAAIARSGIKRNPFHPFSSFDTATLGGFVYGQTVLAKACEAAGIAFDNEQAHAACYDTERTADLFCAMVNRYRDLGGWNLACREQGIDAHDDDNLY; encoded by the coding sequence ATGACCGATGCCAACGTGGCCCGCCAGATGAGCCAGCGCTTTCGCGGCTATCTTCCCGTCGTGATTGACGTTGAAACGGGCGGCTTCAACCCATCGACCGATGCCCTGCTGGAAATTGGTGCAACGCTGATCACCATGGACGCCACGGGACAGCTGCTGCCTGACACCACGTACAGCGCACATATCACCCCGTTCGAAGGTGCTAACGTGTCGGAGTCGGCCTTGGCCTTTACCGGCATACGCTTGGACAGTGCACTGCGCCAGAGCGCTGCCATCACGGAAGAAAAGGCACTGAGTGAGCTGTTCAGCATGGTACGCAAGGCCATCAAGTCCCACGGTTGCAGCCGCGCCATCTTAGTCGGCCACAACTCGGCCTTCGACCATCAGTTTCTAAACGCCGCCATCGCGCGTAGCGGTATCAAGCGTAATCCGTTCCATCCGTTTTCCAGCTTCGATACGGCCACGCTCGGCGGTTTTGTATATGGCCAGACCGTATTGGCCAAAGCATGCGAAGCGGCCGGAATCGCGTTCGATAATGAGCAAGCACACGCGGCCTGCTACGACACGGAACGTACAGCTGACCTTTTCTGCGCCATGGTCAACCGTTACCGCGATCTGGGCGGCTGGAACCTTGCCTGCCGCGAACAGGGCATCGATGCTCACGACGATGACAACCTCTACTGA
- a CDS encoding argininosuccinate synthase, with translation MSDVKKVVLAYSGGLDTSVIAKWLQETYNCEVVTFTADLGQGEEVEPAREKARQLGIKEIYIEDLRETFVRDYVFPMFRANTIYEGEYLLGTSIARPLIARRLVEIANETGADAIAHGATGKGNDQVRFELGAYALKPGIKVIAPWREWDLNSREKLMAYCEEHNIPVDYAKNKKKSPYSMDANLLHISYEGGMLEDPWAEAEDDMWRWSVSPEQAPDAPTYLEITYRNGDPVALDGKELAPHELLAELNRLGGENGIGRLDIVENRYVGMKSRGCYETPGGTIMLKAHRAIESITLDREAAHLKDGLMPKYAEIVYNGYWWSPERHMLQAAIDETQSVVNGVVRVKLYKGSVTVVGRKSDDSLFDASIATFEDDAGAYDQKDAHGFIRLNSLRLRIAASKGRHEV, from the coding sequence ATGTCCGACGTGAAGAAGGTGGTGCTGGCCTACTCGGGTGGGCTGGATACTTCCGTGATCGCCAAATGGCTTCAGGAAACCTACAACTGTGAAGTCGTGACGTTCACGGCCGATCTGGGTCAGGGTGAAGAAGTCGAACCGGCACGAGAAAAGGCACGTCAGCTGGGCATCAAGGAAATCTACATTGAAGATCTGCGCGAAACCTTCGTGCGTGACTATGTATTCCCGATGTTCCGTGCCAACACCATCTATGAAGGTGAGTACCTGCTGGGTACTTCCATCGCACGTCCGCTCATCGCTCGACGATTGGTTGAAATCGCCAATGAAACCGGTGCCGATGCCATCGCACACGGTGCTACCGGTAAAGGTAACGACCAGGTGCGTTTCGAGCTGGGCGCTTATGCGCTCAAACCGGGTATCAAGGTCATCGCGCCGTGGCGTGAATGGGATCTCAACTCCCGTGAAAAACTGATGGCCTACTGTGAAGAGCACAACATCCCAGTAGACTACGCTAAGAACAAGAAAAAATCCCCGTACTCGATGGATGCCAACCTGCTGCACATCTCCTATGAGGGCGGCATGCTGGAAGACCCGTGGGCCGAAGCGGAAGATGACATGTGGCGTTGGAGTGTCAGCCCCGAGCAGGCTCCGGATGCTCCGACCTACCTCGAAATCACCTACCGCAACGGTGATCCGGTTGCGCTGGATGGCAAGGAACTGGCACCGCACGAGCTGCTGGCCGAACTGAACCGTCTGGGTGGCGAAAACGGTATCGGTCGTCTGGATATCGTCGAGAACCGCTATGTAGGCATGAAATCCCGTGGGTGCTACGAAACCCCAGGGGGCACCATCATGCTGAAAGCGCACCGCGCTATCGAATCCATCACGCTGGACCGCGAAGCGGCTCACTTGAAGGATGGTCTGATGCCGAAGTACGCGGAAATCGTGTACAACGGTTACTGGTGGTCTCCGGAACGCCACATGTTGCAGGCCGCCATCGACGAAACGCAGAGCGTCGTCAACGGTGTGGTTCGCGTTAAGCTGTACAAAGGCAGTGTAACGGTTGTTGGTCGTAAGTCCGATGACTCCCTGTTCGATGCATCTATTGCAACGTTTGAAGATGATGCGGGTGCATACGATCAGAAAGATGCTCATGGGTTCATTCGCTTGAACTCACTGCGTCTGCGTATTGCCGCTTCTAAAGGTCGTCACGAAGTCTGA
- a CDS encoding HlyU family transcriptional regulator, producing the protein MLKWLKRILGGTESAAGSKKPQEAEPLRYQGCDIVAAPVEQNGQYRISGTIRQPPEEDGDLSIPFDRADTFPDRETAIRMTQLKARQFIDEQETPLF; encoded by the coding sequence ATGTTGAAGTGGTTGAAACGCATTCTGGGCGGGACGGAATCGGCTGCGGGAAGCAAGAAACCGCAGGAAGCCGAGCCGCTGCGCTATCAGGGGTGCGATATCGTGGCGGCCCCCGTTGAACAGAATGGTCAGTATCGTATTAGCGGTACCATCCGGCAGCCGCCTGAGGAAGATGGTGATCTGTCGATTCCTTTTGATCGTGCGGACACCTTTCCTGATCGTGAAACGGCAATACGTATGACGCAGCTCAAGGCGCGTCAGTTTATCGACGAACAGGAAACACCTCTGTTCTAA
- the nth gene encoding endonuclease III, with protein MNKATRHEIFVRLRDANPRPTTELVWNDDPFELLIAVLLSAQSTDVGVNKATRTLFAAANTPQTMLALGLDGIKEHIRTLGLYNNKAKHIVALCEQLLEHHQGEVPRSRAALEALPGVGRKTANVILNTAFGEPTIAVDTHIFRVSNRTGLAPGKNVNEVEQKLLKVVPDEFKLDAHHWLILHGRYTCVARKPRCGSCIIEDLCEFKDKTEPATA; from the coding sequence ATGAACAAGGCCACACGCCACGAGATATTCGTTCGTTTGCGGGATGCCAACCCGCGCCCCACGACAGAGCTGGTGTGGAACGACGATCCTTTTGAGCTGCTGATTGCTGTCCTGCTGTCGGCACAGTCCACGGATGTCGGCGTCAACAAAGCCACGCGCACGCTGTTTGCGGCAGCCAACACACCGCAGACCATGCTGGCGCTTGGACTGGACGGCATCAAAGAGCACATTCGCACGCTCGGCCTCTACAACAACAAGGCCAAGCATATCGTTGCACTCTGCGAGCAACTGCTTGAGCACCATCAAGGTGAAGTACCCCGTTCACGCGCGGCACTCGAAGCGTTGCCGGGCGTGGGGCGCAAGACAGCCAACGTAATCCTCAACACCGCATTCGGCGAACCCACGATTGCTGTCGATACGCATATCTTTCGCGTCTCCAATCGCACCGGGTTAGCGCCGGGTAAGAACGTCAATGAAGTGGAACAGAAACTGCTGAAGGTCGTGCCAGACGAGTTCAAGCTAGATGCGCATCACTGGCTAATACTGCACGGTCGCTATACCTGCGTGGCCCGCAAGCCTCGCTGTGGCAGCTGCATCATTGAAGACCTGTGCGAATTCAAGGACAAAACCGAGCCCGCTACGGCTTGA
- the metG gene encoding methionine--tRNA ligase: MSRRKILVTSALPYANGDIHLGHLLEYIQTDMWVRFQKSRGHECHYVCADDAHGTAIMLRAEQEGITPEELIARVNEAHQADFAKFGVHFDNYSSTNSDENRHFSGEIYRRLRDAGHIATRDIEQMYDPEKGLFLADRFIKGTCPKCHTPDQYGDNCEACGTTYTPAELINPVSAISGATPELRTSTHYFFKLPDFKEFLQEWLQSGTVQPQIANKLQEWFENGLKEWDISRDAPYFGFEIPDAPNKFFYVWVDAPIGYVTSFKQLADREGLDFDSYWGPNADAELYHFIGKDIVYFHALFWPSMLKGANMRLPTGINCHGFVTVNGAKMSKSRGTFIKADTYAQFLEPEYLRYYFAAKLNSRVEDLDLNLEDFVTRVNSDVVGKVVNIASRCAGFIKKAGGRLSSTVTEPELLQRFIDAGDDIAAAFEAREFNQGVRQIMALADDANTYIADKAPWALAKQEGKEQEVLDICSTGINLFRQLMTYLYPILPAMATKAQAFLQVDSLSWDSRLQPLIDHAIAPFKPLAQRVDPKAIEQMLDASKEVLAEEQQIRNGGQDAKAETAAAAMEPIADEITIDDFFKVDLRIARIANAGYVEGSKKLLQLTLDLGGETRNVFSGIRGHYEPEQLIGRLTVMVANLAPRKMRFGVSEGMVLATGNDDGLYLLSPDCGAQPGQRVS, from the coding sequence ATGTCAAGACGCAAGATTCTGGTTACCAGCGCGCTTCCTTACGCCAATGGAGATATCCACCTAGGGCACTTGCTCGAGTACATCCAGACCGACATGTGGGTTCGCTTCCAGAAAAGCCGCGGTCATGAGTGCCACTACGTTTGCGCTGACGATGCGCACGGTACGGCCATCATGTTGCGTGCCGAGCAGGAAGGCATCACTCCGGAAGAGCTGATCGCACGCGTAAACGAAGCCCACCAAGCTGACTTCGCTAAATTCGGTGTGCACTTCGACAACTACAGCTCAACCAACTCCGATGAGAACCGCCATTTCAGCGGCGAAATCTATCGTCGTCTGCGCGACGCAGGCCATATCGCCACGCGCGACATCGAACAGATGTACGACCCTGAAAAAGGGCTGTTTCTGGCCGATCGCTTCATCAAGGGCACCTGCCCGAAATGCCATACGCCCGACCAGTACGGCGACAACTGCGAAGCATGCGGCACAACCTATACGCCAGCAGAACTGATCAATCCGGTGTCGGCCATTTCTGGTGCCACACCGGAACTGCGCACGTCGACTCACTATTTCTTCAAACTGCCGGACTTCAAAGAGTTCCTGCAGGAGTGGTTGCAGTCCGGCACCGTCCAGCCGCAAATCGCCAATAAACTGCAAGAATGGTTCGAAAACGGCCTGAAAGAATGGGACATTTCGCGTGATGCGCCCTACTTCGGCTTCGAGATTCCGGATGCGCCAAACAAATTCTTCTATGTCTGGGTCGACGCCCCTATCGGCTACGTCACCAGCTTCAAGCAGCTCGCTGATCGTGAAGGCTTAGATTTTGATAGCTACTGGGGCCCGAATGCGGATGCCGAGCTGTATCACTTCATCGGTAAGGATATCGTTTACTTCCACGCGCTGTTCTGGCCGTCGATGCTGAAAGGCGCCAACATGCGCCTGCCAACAGGCATCAACTGCCACGGTTTCGTGACCGTGAACGGTGCCAAGATGTCCAAATCTCGCGGCACCTTCATCAAGGCCGATACCTATGCGCAGTTCCTTGAACCGGAATACCTGCGCTACTACTTCGCCGCCAAGCTGAACTCCCGCGTTGAAGACCTTGACCTCAACCTTGAAGACTTCGTGACGCGCGTGAACTCCGACGTGGTCGGCAAAGTGGTCAATATCGCGAGCCGCTGTGCAGGCTTTATCAAGAAGGCAGGCGGTCGCCTATCTAGCACGGTTACTGAACCCGAACTGCTGCAGCGCTTCATTGACGCTGGGGATGATATTGCCGCTGCCTTCGAAGCACGCGAGTTCAACCAAGGCGTTCGCCAGATCATGGCACTGGCTGATGATGCCAACACCTACATTGCCGACAAAGCACCGTGGGCACTGGCCAAGCAGGAAGGCAAAGAACAGGAAGTACTGGATATTTGCTCAACTGGTATCAACCTGTTCCGCCAGCTGATGACCTACCTCTACCCGATCTTGCCTGCCATGGCGACCAAGGCACAGGCCTTCCTTCAAGTGGATTCCCTCAGCTGGGACAGCCGCCTTCAACCGCTGATTGATCACGCCATCGCACCGTTCAAGCCGCTGGCTCAGCGCGTAGACCCCAAAGCCATCGAGCAGATGCTTGATGCGTCCAAGGAAGTACTGGCAGAAGAGCAGCAGATCCGCAACGGTGGCCAAGATGCCAAAGCCGAGACAGCTGCCGCGGCGATGGAACCCATTGCCGATGAAATCACCATCGACGATTTCTTTAAGGTCGATCTGCGCATCGCTCGCATTGCGAATGCTGGCTATGTAGAGGGTTCCAAGAAGCTGCTGCAACTGACATTGGATCTCGGTGGCGAAACCCGCAACGTCTTCTCTGGTATTCGCGGGCACTACGAGCCTGAACAACTGATCGGCCGCCTGACTGTGATGGTCGCTAACTTGGCACCGCGCAAGATGCGCTTCGGCGTATCGGAAGGCATGGTGCTAGCGACGGGCAACGATGACGGCTTGTACCTGCTATCACCGGACTGCGGCGCACAGCCGGGTCAGCGAGTCAGCTAA
- the apbC gene encoding iron-sulfur cluster carrier protein ApbC — protein MANTVGHIIAVASGKGGVGKSTVTANLALAMAARGKRVGVLDADIYGPSQAHMLGVDPQTRPDMIDDKTMRPVDAHGLRVMSIAFLVDVTTPMVWRGPMASTAFQQLYNQTQWGELDYLFIDMPPGTGDIQLTLAQKVPVSGAVIVTTPQDIALLDAERGIEMFRKVHVPVLGIVENMSFHTCSCCGHQEAIFGEGGGQRIAERYNAPVLGRLPLALSVREQMDKGVPPVIAAPDQPAAQHFASIVAQLDEACQAQPEASGPTIGFS, from the coding sequence ATGGCGAATACGGTCGGGCATATCATTGCCGTTGCATCGGGCAAGGGCGGGGTCGGCAAATCGACGGTGACGGCGAATCTGGCGTTGGCCATGGCGGCGCGGGGCAAGCGAGTGGGTGTGCTCGATGCCGATATCTATGGTCCGAGTCAGGCACATATGCTGGGTGTCGATCCACAGACGCGCCCGGACATGATCGATGACAAGACCATGCGCCCCGTTGATGCGCATGGTCTTCGGGTAATGTCGATCGCCTTTTTAGTTGACGTGACCACGCCGATGGTGTGGCGCGGACCGATGGCCTCAACGGCTTTTCAGCAGCTCTACAATCAGACGCAGTGGGGCGAACTGGACTATTTGTTCATTGATATGCCGCCCGGCACGGGAGACATACAGCTGACGCTGGCACAGAAAGTCCCCGTGTCCGGTGCCGTCATCGTGACCACGCCGCAGGATATCGCGCTGCTGGATGCTGAGCGAGGAATCGAGATGTTCCGCAAGGTGCATGTGCCGGTGTTGGGAATTGTTGAAAATATGAGTTTTCATACCTGCTCATGCTGTGGGCACCAAGAAGCTATTTTTGGTGAAGGGGGCGGTCAGCGCATTGCCGAGCGTTACAACGCACCGGTCCTCGGCCGCCTACCATTGGCGCTGTCGGTCCGTGAGCAGATGGATAAAGGCGTGCCGCCCGTCATCGCTGCACCGGATCAGCCTGCCGCTCAGCACTTCGCCTCGATCGTGGCGCAGCTGGATGAGGCATGTCAGGCCCAGCCGGAAGCCTCAGGTCCCACCATTGGCTTCAGCTGA
- the dcd gene encoding dCTP deaminase, with protein sequence MSIKSDHWIRRMARDHGMIEPFEADQVRNAEDGQRVISYGTSSYGYDVRCANEFKVFTNIFSATVDPKNFDDRSFVDVTGDVCIIPPNSFALARTVEYFRIPRSVLTVCLGKSTYARCGIIVNVTPLEPEWEGHVTLEFSNTTNLPAKIYANEGVAQMLFFESDEICDVSYGDRNGKYQGQRGVTLPRT encoded by the coding sequence ATGAGTATCAAATCGGACCACTGGATTCGTCGAATGGCACGCGACCACGGCATGATCGAGCCTTTCGAAGCCGATCAGGTCCGTAACGCTGAAGACGGGCAGCGCGTCATTTCCTATGGCACCTCCAGCTATGGCTATGACGTCCGCTGTGCAAACGAATTCAAGGTGTTCACTAACATCTTCTCTGCGACCGTTGACCCTAAGAACTTCGATGATCGCAGCTTCGTAGACGTGACGGGCGACGTCTGCATTATTCCGCCGAACTCGTTTGCGCTGGCACGTACGGTGGAATATTTCCGCATCCCGCGCAGCGTTCTGACGGTATGCTTGGGTAAATCCACATACGCGCGCTGCGGCATCATCGTTAACGTCACGCCGTTGGAACCTGAGTGGGAAGGGCACGTGACGCTGGAATTTTCCAACACCACTAACCTGCCCGCGAAGATCTATGCCAACGAAGGCGTGGCGCAGATGCTGTTCTTTGAATCCGACGAAATCTGCGATGTGTCCTACGGCGATCGCAACGGTAAATACCAAGGCCAGCGTGGCGTCACTCTGCCGCGTACCTGA
- a CDS encoding esterase-like activity of phytase family protein translates to MQWFAGSALAVLFSVPLASGMEGATQIRMPCPMGDCSAGVSLNYIGEYSLPWDTQFDGIPFGGISGLDFDPATGHYLAISDDRSQKAPARIYELAIDIQPGQIRRVDVVRTITLKDRNGQPFAAGSVDPESVRRGPNNQLYWTSEGSARAGLPSVVRVADNNGAWVKEFSVPEGFAPTADRQSGIRDNLAFEGLAVLPSGDLIAGMETSLRQDGSIARLTSGSLARFVRYDARSGQPTAAYTYPVSPVPQPALRSPYSNDNGVSEVVALDDHRLLVIERSFASGYGATIKVFMADIAGATDVLHLSSLANTNQRITPIRKSQLIDFRAMGLVPDNIESVALGRAADGSEVLVFASDDNFSVHQKNQFFAFKIEQRPH, encoded by the coding sequence ATGCAGTGGTTCGCCGGTAGTGCGTTAGCGGTGCTCTTTTCCGTACCGTTAGCGTCAGGAATGGAGGGGGCGACGCAGATCCGTATGCCTTGTCCGATGGGAGATTGTTCGGCAGGTGTCTCTCTGAACTATATCGGTGAGTATTCGTTACCGTGGGATACTCAATTTGATGGTATTCCCTTCGGAGGGATATCGGGGCTGGATTTCGATCCCGCAACGGGCCACTACTTGGCCATCAGCGATGACCGATCGCAGAAGGCTCCCGCGCGTATCTATGAGCTGGCCATCGACATTCAGCCTGGACAGATACGGCGCGTTGATGTGGTACGCACCATCACGCTTAAGGATCGCAATGGACAGCCTTTCGCCGCAGGCAGTGTCGATCCGGAATCGGTCCGGCGTGGGCCGAACAACCAGCTCTACTGGACGAGTGAAGGCAGTGCGCGTGCAGGCTTGCCGTCCGTGGTGCGTGTTGCCGACAATAATGGCGCTTGGGTCAAAGAGTTTTCAGTGCCGGAAGGTTTTGCGCCCACAGCGGACAGGCAGAGTGGCATTCGTGACAACCTCGCATTTGAGGGGCTTGCCGTACTGCCTTCCGGCGACTTGATCGCGGGGATGGAAACGTCGCTGCGCCAAGATGGATCGATCGCGCGGCTGACGTCTGGCAGCTTAGCCCGATTCGTGCGCTACGATGCTCGCAGTGGCCAACCGACGGCGGCCTATACCTATCCTGTTTCACCGGTGCCGCAGCCTGCACTACGTTCTCCATATTCCAACGATAATGGCGTGTCGGAAGTGGTGGCACTCGACGATCATCGTCTGTTGGTTATTGAGCGCAGCTTTGCCAGTGGCTATGGGGCGACCATTAAGGTTTTTATGGCGGATATCGCCGGCGCGACCGATGTACTGCATCTGTCATCGTTGGCGAACACCAATCAACGCATCACGCCGATACGCAAGAGCCAGTTGATCGATTTTCGTGCGATGGGACTTGTGCCTGACAATATCGAAAGCGTTGCTCTGGGGCGTGCCGCCGATGGCAGCGAGGTACTTGTCTTTGCGTCAGATGACAACTTTAGCGTGCATCAAAAAAACCAGTTCTTCGCATTCAAGATTGAGCAACGACCGCATTGA
- the purN gene encoding phosphoribosylglycinamide formyltransferase, which yields MDDKTDSGFTPEQVPPRRIVALLSGEGNRLEALIEAQSHDELGGELVAVIADRTDTAGTEKAHAAGIDVAILPRDEYDTPTAYDGALIKTIERHAPDLVVLDGFWHIFSPIFTSRFNGRLLNCHPSLLPALVGRHTHQRALDEGLQEHGASVHFVIEGLNTGPLIIQAVAKVASDDTAETLAEKVLAREELIYPIAIRWFLEGRLKLGAQGAELDGILLPPTGLRLSNEDAEEELNGE from the coding sequence ATGGACGACAAAACCGACTCAGGCTTCACTCCCGAACAAGTGCCGCCCCGCCGCATCGTCGCGCTGCTGTCAGGCGAAGGCAACCGGCTGGAAGCGCTGATCGAGGCTCAGTCTCACGATGAGTTGGGGGGCGAACTGGTCGCCGTCATTGCCGATCGCACCGATACTGCCGGCACGGAAAAGGCTCATGCGGCAGGTATCGACGTTGCCATACTGCCCCGTGATGAATACGACACGCCGACAGCTTATGATGGCGCACTGATAAAAACGATCGAACGCCATGCCCCAGACCTAGTAGTGCTTGATGGCTTCTGGCACATCTTCAGCCCAATATTCACCAGCCGCTTCAACGGACGATTGCTGAACTGTCACCCATCGCTGCTGCCCGCACTGGTGGGGCGTCACACGCACCAGCGTGCACTGGATGAAGGTCTACAGGAGCACGGTGCCAGCGTGCATTTCGTCATCGAAGGGCTGAATACGGGACCGCTCATCATTCAGGCCGTGGCCAAGGTGGCCAGCGATGACACAGCGGAAACGCTGGCAGAGAAAGTGCTGGCTCGCGAAGAACTGATCTACCCGATCGCCATTCGCTGGTTCCTAGAAGGACGCCTAAAACTGGGGGCACAGGGAGCCGAGCTGGACGGCATCCTGCTGCCACCGACCGGGCTTCGCCTATCAAACGAAGACGCCGAAGAAGAACTCAACGGCGAATAA